In Acropora muricata isolate sample 2 chromosome 11, ASM3666990v1, whole genome shotgun sequence, one DNA window encodes the following:
- the LOC136889905 gene encoding uncharacterized protein, whose protein sequence is MSIIWYDKEMNPLNAKDFVKKLYSSESESSDESSDKSYQPDSADEEYDDEEDTGNDEIEVSENESDEAREEIEEMDYDTKKSNEDYSRDGKKSGGTRERRRCPLIDCKSKVVHIPRHLQDVHGWSRMHARTALVRYGMRKTYSFSHQKKAPKNKKQSEEEASKRKGSKDYHYYRYCPLQGCLSLVKRLPPHLAKVHKLPPDEVKRTLSKVVGKRVRDSHRVPIHERRLQHSNTFQDESDQPSVPEHGSEIVPSIVLSDNMSEEESNEDEDTLETVRKNVHAHEVLKNFKTWLQSADGGQLDAKTTQQHFKQMLKLLSIIDEKIEVSSLYDHQVINEKFLELYAKRLYHPKTTQSYLMSLRHFYSFSLATDLGESTSKEKVIALKEKVARWSTSFRRSSAKRHWEKKEEDFHALISPEQIKEFERSKAARDAICLLGKLTGAQNMEIFQRQYTLLRDFLIVEISIDNASRSGALANMKMGEFKKMRTEGDDSVILVKDHKTIASHGPARIVLSQKLSRWLQIFVTEVRPRILGATNDNDSNVFLSWNGERLASSQISKAMKSVWKKADIDGTIHTTILRKSAVSGVHSTTDSSETHSDLADLMAHNVSTARQYYKLNEKSKSSVKASRQLRCVMRGENQQKESDPKGLPVVSSPEKCQSKTSKGSWSPRKETLVRDVFEKEIAQKSVSLEIVKSKISKLPELQNESPKRVLDKVRLQWRYEKNTAAEPSDLPSGQESVEQRVQRILDDKENSSDVIPPTVTSSMKNVFTSAELEKVRYTFKEMIAKTSPISKPRIKEMLQNESWGRDMLEKVSVDTIVNRIKYERRVHRSLKNIQV, encoded by the exons ATGTCCATCATTTGGTATGATAAAGAGATGAACCCATTAAAT GCTAAGGACTTTGTGAAAAAGCTTTACTCTTCAGAGTCAGAATCTTCT GATGAGAGCTCTGATAAGTCTTACCAGCCTGACTCAGCTGATGAAGAATATGATGATGAAGAGGATACTGGAAATGATGAGATTGAAGTTTCTGAGAATGAGAGTGATGAAGCAAGGGAAGAAATTGAGGAGATGGATTATGacacaaagaaaagcaatgag GATTACAGCCGTGATGGCAAGAAAAGTGGAGGCACCCGTGAACGTCGGCGCTGTCCTTTAATTGACTGTAAGTCTAAAGTTGTTCACATACCGCGGCACCTGCAAGATGTGCACGGATGGTCGCGAATGCATGCAAGAACTGCACTAGTTCGCTATGGCATGAGAAAGACATATTCATTCTCACATCAAAAgaaagctccaaaaaacaaaaaacaatcagAAGAAGAGGCTAGTAAAAGGAAAGGATCAAAGGACTATCATTACTATCGTTACTGCCCCTTGCAAGGATGTTTATCATTAGTAAAACGACTTCCTCCTCATTTGGCTAAGGTGCATAAATTGCCTCCTGATGAAGTTAAAAGAACCCTTTCAAAGGTAGTAGGAAAGCGGGTTCGGGACTCCCATCGTGTACCTATTCATGAGAGAAGGCTCCAGCATAGTAACACATTTCAAGATGAGTCGGATCAACCTTCAGTGCCTGAACATGGCAGCGAAATAGTACCTTCTATAGTCCTTTCAGACAACATGAGCGAGGAAGAAAGCAACGAGGATGAAGACACGTTGGAAACTGTCAGAAAAAATGTGCATGCGCATGAAGTGTTGAAGAACTTTAAGACGTGGCTTCAGTCAGCAGATGGCGGGCAGCTGGATGCGAAGACAACTCAGCAGCATTTTAAGCAGATGTTGAAGCTTTTAAGCATCATCGATGAAAAGATAGAGGTGTCCTCATTATATGACCATCAAGTAATAAATGAGAAGTTTCTTGAACTGTACGCTAAAAGGCTATACCATCCCAAAACAACGCAATCTTACCTGATGAGCCTGCGCCACTTTTATTCCTTTTCCCTTGCCACTGACTTGGGTGAGAGCACCTCAAAGGAAAAGGTCATAGCGCTGAAGGAAAAGGTAGCCAGATGGTCTACTtcatttcgtcgtagtagcgcAAAAAGGCACTGGGAGAAGAAGGAGGAAGATTTCCATGCACTTATCTCACCCGAGCAGATAAAAGAGTTCGAACGAAGTAAGGCTGCCAGAGATGCAATCTGCCTATTAGGAAAACTGACTGGTGCTCAAAACATGGAGATATTTCAGCGTCAGTACACTTTGCTTAGAGACTTTTTGATTGTCGAAATTTCTATTGACAATGCAAGCAGATCTGGAGCTTTAGCCAACATGAAAATGGGTGAATTCAAGAAAATGAGAACAGAGGGAGATGACAGTGTGATCCTTGTGAAAGACCATAAGACAATTGCATCTCATGGACCAGCCCGCATTGTTTTGAGCCAGAAACTAAGTCGGTGGTTACAAATCTTTGTCACAGAAGTTCGCCCCCGCATTTTAGGCGCAACAAATGACAATGATAGTAATGTATTTCTGTCTTGGAATGGCGAACGCCTGGCCTCTAGTCAAATCAGCAAGGCCATGAAATCGGTTTGGAAAAAGGCGGACATTGATGGCACTATACATACAACCATACTGCGAAAGTCAGCAGTGTCAGGAGTACACAGCACAACCGATAGTAGTGAGACCCACAGTGATCTAGCGGATTTAATGGCTCACAATGTGAGTACTGCAAGGCAATATTACAAGCTAAACGAGAAGTCAAAGTCGTCCGTTAAGGCCTCGAGACAACTGCGATGTGTGATGCGTGGAGAAAATCAACAGAAGGAGAGTGATCCTAAAGGACTCCCAGTTGTCTCAAGTCCAGAAAAGTGTCAGTCAAAAACTTCAAAGGGCTCATGGTCTCCTAGAAAAGAAACTCTTGTTCGAGAcgtttttgaaaaagaaattgcccAGAAATCTGTCTCCTTAGAGATTGTGAAGTCAAAAATATCTAAGCTTCCGGAGCTTCAGAATGAGAGTCCAAAACGGGTGTTGGACAAAGTTCGTTTACAGTGGCGTTACGAAAAAAACACTGCAGCAGAGCCTTCAGATCTCCCCTCTGGGCAAGAGTCAGTGGAACAGCGAGTCCAGAGAATCCTGGACGACAAAGAGAACAGCAGTGACGTTATTCCTCCGACTGTGACAAGCagcatgaaaaatgttttcacttcAGCTGAACTGGAAAAAGTAAGATACACTTTTAAGGAAATGATTGCGAAAACTTCCCCAATCTCAAAACCACGAATTAAAGAGATGCTTCAGAATGAAAGCTGGGGCAGGGATATGTTAGAGAAGGTCTCAGTGGACACTATAGTGAATCGAATTAAATATGAAAGACGTGTTCATAGGAGTTTAAAGAATATCCAGGTATAA
- the LOC136889109 gene encoding uncharacterized protein, with translation MELSSDEKCAIERDRVVKIVKEAGETLSFGDVSKIYVEKYKSDLKQWKEEFTNFGAFLKYGVGSDVVVVGESVSLCSSVVSNSDKSSLPVQYLSKPQFSPFFGFSEGEQRHKGVDYRIWRYEVESAVSAGLHSEPVIVEQIRRSLQGEAKSKLVGFGSETSVSSILQSLDQFYSEEGAATGGEILTRAYAMKQGEREQVSAFASRLDNQLRKAKEKGTERLPDETALDRHLRLLFWEGLKPSIKDKTRHKKDECKTSGELISAARYGEREVDLSPIPTRVVKSQQVIVEKEKTPKWASEFCAAMAREVQSALASKPTRPPVLRPPQGDHYAPPTCFRCGQVAHIQRGC, from the coding sequence ATGGAACTTTCAAGCGACGAAAAATGTGCGATCGAGAGGGACCGCGTTGTTAAAATCGTGAAAGAAGCAGGAGAAACACTCTCGTTCGGGGATGTGAGTAAAATTTACGTAGAAAAGTACAAGAGCGACCTCAAACAATGGAAAGAAGAATTTACGAACTTTGGAGCTTTTCTAAAGTATGGCGTCGGCTcggatgttgttgttgtgggTGAATCTGTTTCGTTGTGTTCCTCGGTGGTCTCAAACTCAGACAAGAGTTCATTACCTGTGCAGTATTTATCAAAACCGCAATTTTCGCCATTCTTTGGGTTCTCCGAAGGTGAACAGCGGCATAAAGGAGTTGATTATCGCATTTGGCGTTACGAAGTGGAAAGCGCGGTGTCCGCAGGACTACATTCGGAACCAGTGATCGTAGAACAAATTCGTCGCTCGCTTCAAGGTGAAGCCAAATCAAAATTGGTCGGCTTTGGCTCAGAGACGTCCGTCTCTTCGATTCTACAATCATTGGATCAGTTTTACAGCGAAGAAGGAGCAGCGACGGGAGGTGAAATCCTCACCCGTGCTTACGCGATGAAACAGGGCGAACGTGAGCAAGTATCAGCCTTCGCGTCGCGACTTGACAACCAACTTAGGAAAGCCAAGGAAAAGGGAACAGAACGTCTTCCTGACGAAACTGCGTTAGACCGGCATCTAAGGTTATTGTTTTGGGAGGGTTTGAAACCTTCAATCAAAGATAAAACGAGGCACAAAAAAGACGAATGCAAGACCTCTGGCGAACTTATTTCCGCCGCTCGATATGGAGAGCGAGAGGTTGATTTGTCGCCTATTCCTACACGAGTCGTCAAGTCTCAGCAGGTGATAGTAGAGAAGGAGAAAACACCCAAGTGGGCGAGCGAATTTTGTGCTGCCATGGCCAGGGAGGTTCAGTCTGCCCTTGCCTCCAAACCCACACGACCTCCTGTGTTGAGGCCACCACAGGGAGACCACTACGCTCCTCCTACGTGCTTCAGGTGTGGCCAAGTAGCACACATCCAGCGAGGCTGCTGA